The genomic stretch TTTATTTCGTCCATCTCAGGGAAAACTTCTAAAGCCAATGAGTCTTCTCTATTCACCTCCTGGGGGATGACCTGAAGTAGTTCCGAATAAGTTTCACATTGATCGGCCTTATGGAAGTCCTGAAAATAATTTGAGATATATTCTGCCAACTGACCCTGCTCTGAAACCATCGATCCATCTTGTTTCTTCAGCGATCGAATACAATTTTTGGCACGTCGCACCTTCACTGATAAATGGAAAAACTTTGAATTTCTGTCACCTAATTTATCCCACTTACAGCGGGCTTTCTTTGCCCAAAGTTTCTCATGTAATTCCACAGCTTTCAAGAGCTTTGTTTTTGCCTCTGCTTCCTTAGAAAACAATTCATCCATCATACCAACTTGGTCAATGGACTGCtgcacctccaccaccacatcaGTAGCTTCCTTGTGGGCCAAATCAACATTTGGAAATGTTTGTCTTGCCACCCCTTAAGCACACCCTTCACAGCCTTTAATTTCTGGACCAGCCTTCCAATTGGGCCCCCCCTTACGTCCCTATGCCACACCTCCCTCACGAGCTCCTCAAAAGACCCATCATCCATCCAAAACCGATGGAAGCGAAAAGGGGCATTCCTAGCCTTAGGCGCTGCCGCTGAAAAGAGTAAAATAGGTGCATGGTCTGACACTGACCGATGGAGGACTTGTTGCTGCAATCACCAAAAACATCTAACCAACGAGCATTGAAGAAACTTCGATCgagcactgctgccacatgacCTGTACGTCTATTATTCATCCAAGTGAATTTAGGTCCCTGAGAAGGGGTTTTGATCAATTCACATGCATCCACCATCACCTGAAGCTCCGTCGCCGCACCCACATTAAATCTACCTAGACCCCGCTTCTCATGGGAGTAGAGCgtggcattaaagtcaccaatGATTGCCCATGGAAGGGAGGAGGAGGCTAATGCAAccaaatccatccataaattcTGACGCTCAGCCCTAAAGCAAGAGGCATGAATCATAGACACCAACACCATCTGACCATTACATTCCAGAGAGACTGAGATCAGCTGCTCCGAGGACTGAACGACCACCGGGCGCCTTAAGGAATTTTTCCAAATAATCCAAAGATTAGGAACCTTATCGCGACGAGAATTATGAATTAATTCTGCCCTGAAGCCAAGGTGAACAAAAAGGGCATAAGGGAAGGATAGAGAGTCCACCATGGGTTCCGCTATGCAGACCACCTCTGGAGTGAGGTCAAGCAAAAATTTTTGCAATGCTCTAGCAGACGCTGCCTTCTTAACTCCCctgatattccaaaaaaatatccTTATAGGAATCAATTTTTCTGTATAGCCTTATCAGACCTCGAGGTCTGACCGCCACCTTGCTTCGATTTTCCCCTTTTATCCTCTACCACATTCCCTTTTTCTGCCAATGCTGCCACTTTATCCACAGCCAGATCCCCCATCCTAGCCATCTCCCTTCTACTCAAAGTAGCAGTCGATGAAGACACGGGCACTCCGTTGTCATTGGAACGGCCACCTTTACTCGCCAACCCACCACGTGAGCTCCCTAAAGCTGTCCTTGACCTTTTGGGTCTCGATGAAACTCTCACAACACCTTGAGTCACCACGGCGCAGTCGTCCTCAGGAGGCATCACGGCTGGTTCATCGATAGAGTGAATCCCAGTCTAGTTTGGTTCTCCTCCATCAACTGCATCAAGTTGGTCTGGGTCCAATTCCATCTCAGAACCTAAATCTGAATCAGACCAGTCCACATCATCCTCAGTCGAATTTGAGTCATCATCATCCGAAGAATCCGTATTGGATTCCTCTCCTTCCTATGCGAACTCCTTTGGAACGGTTTCCATGCCACCCGCCTCCTTATCCTGTGATAATATTTGCTTACCCGAATTAGTATGGGTAGGATTGTGATTTGAAGCAATCAAATCAATTAGGATCTCTCCCCTCTCCATAGAAGAAAACCGAGAGGAACTAATGGTGGTAGGCACGGATTCAATCCCTCTCCCTTCAGTGTTTTGAAAGTGCTGCTgaacatttgaattttttggcaTTAAATCATGTCCAAATCTTTCCATAGAGGTATCATTTCGACCCAGTGAGTCACCCCTACCCGAGTCAACTCTATCTTCTTCATACACCGCTCCAGGAAGGCCCTCCTTGTCCATAGGATTTTGCTGCTCATCATGAGCCTTCTTTTCACGGCATGCATGCACTTGATGCCCCAACTTTTTGCAGAAGCCGCATTGCCCCAGAGAGTCCTCATAGAGCACCTACTACTTAAACTAGAATAAGTTCTCAGTTCCAGGTTGCCTACATTCGACCTGGATTTCATCAAGCCTTGGTGCCCCCACCTCCATCTCAACAAGGACTCGAGCATAGTTCCCATATAGAACATTTTTGGTGCGGTGATCAAGTGCAACTGGCCACCCTAACGCCTTGGCCATCGTCAATAGAaccttctcatgccaatattctaaTGGCAGATCAGGAAACCGCACCGGAACTAGGGCcttgttgatttgtttttcaTGGATACAAAAATCCGGATGCCATCGTTGAAAGCAAACATACTGCCTTCCAACCTTTACAGGGCTTCGCCTCCACATCAGAGCCATATCCCCTTCAGAATCGAACTGGAAGATGGTGAAACCTTTTCCCATAGGCACCATCTTTACCTTTCCTTTCAATTTCCAAATCTCCCTGGCTTCTCTGCGAACGTCATCCAGTGAGATAAAACGAAAATTGATACGACCGATCAGGGAAAATTTGTACTTGTGTAAGCGATCCTCATACTCCTCCTGAGGTATGATCACTTTCGTTGAGTTTCCGGCATGAACGGGCTCAGGTAGATCATCCACCACTGGCAAAACTGTATCTACTGTCTTGGCAAACGATTTTTGAGCAAGGTGATTTCCACTCTGTATCCCTTTGTCCAAAGCAAGCTCTTCCGAACCAACAATGGAGGCATATGATTTCCTTGCCACCCCTGTAATGGCCACAGAACCACTTCCCCCCTCCTCCATAATGTCTCCCATGGACACTGCCGGCACCGAGGAAGGGAGGGCCTTCCAAAAATCAGTCAGCTGGAGTTGTCTTCCCCTATCCTGTGCTAGTCCACCTCCAGGGTCATCACTAGGACTTCCTTCCGCCATCAATTATTCTTATTAGTTGAACTTTGGTATTTTAACTCCTTTTGGTTTTGATCCAGGATGTTAATTTTGACATTAACTATTGCTTTATAAGATGATTATATAGAGACTTATAAAAATAattcattattattttaaaatatttcaattGGTATGTGGAAGAAATAGGTTAATTCAACAACTTTTTGTTCAAGTTCTCGTGGAGTCAAATTCTTATCAATATGAGTCAAGGGAATGGTGAGGAAAAAGACTCTTTTACTTTGATTATGATCGACTGAATATCTTTCATAAAGAATCAAAGGAAGATGCAatgatttttttcaaagaaacccaacgAAAAATACTTACTATTTCTACTTCTCTATCAAACTGATCTTACCACTACCGACATTCCACGGAATTGTGCACTGAAAATAATAGATAATGAAAATACATATGATCCCATAAAAAGACATACCAatccttaagaaaaaaaaaaaaaaacattttctgaGACTAAATAAGGATATATGATTCCTAAAGAGAGAACTGAAAGTTTCAACCAAAAAGAAGGAAGTTCTGTTTTCAGTGGTGGCCAAGTGAGAAAAGCATAAGAAACTACCCTTGGGAGGCTAACAATAGTTGGAAACAACTGCAAATACCCCGTAGGCTGAGCCAAAAAAAggaggaatccagtcaaggagGGCTTGCGTTTGATCGGCTAGTTCGCGAGGTAAGAGCAAACTAAGCTGATGATTAGTGGCTCAATGAGAGACTAATCAACTACACTGGGATTGTGACATATCCCAGACTCCTATAAGAGGCAACAATGGGCATTAACAGGCGAAAGCTTTATGAAAGGCCCACAGGTTGTAAACTTTCTCTCTCAGAGAAGAAGCAATGACAATATTTAGGGAATAAGCAATTGTGCCAACAGTCGTAGTAAAATAGACAATGCAAGTGTTATCTAGAATAATTGGACGTAAAGCATTTGTAGGTGGCACTTGAAGTTCACCATCAATTCCAAGGCTCCATCCTGGATAGACCGTGAGACTACTAAGCTAGAGAGTATGGTAAGGATAAAGAAATTTTTTGGTAGAGCAGTAAAATACATAGAGATCGAAAAGAACACCAATGACAAAAGCACTATGCTAACATTGAGAGACGAAAGCTAGGAAAGCGAATGGATACTAGGTGTTGTGCATATACCCATGCAATTTTGTAGTTAGTGCATTAAGTATCGTGCTTGAGGAATATGTTTGtaagaagaaaaatcataaagaaATTGATGGGCCACACACAACCAATGGAGAATGTGGTTTAGTTTGATATAAAGTGAAGAATTGTATTAGTGGTAACTTGACATGCCATGAATCTTAAATGATTCTTTATTGGATTTTAAAGGCCAAAACTCCATGAACCCCAAGGTGTTGGTCTATTGGTGAATTGTCATGGGTAAAGCATCTTACTATGTTTGAATCACGTTGACACCACCTTTGGGCCACTCATAACTAGATTGATTTGGCTTTCTGGTTAATGCCGATGATGACATGGTCCAGTGATTGTGGGGTAGGCTGAAACTGAGGGAATAATCAGGCTGAACGCATGGAAACCCTCATtagcaacaaaaaaaagggcTAAGACTTCATAGTTCTTATGGACTAACTTGTTGAAATTccattcctaccaaaaaaaaaaaaaaaaaaaacttgtgtgAAGTTCCATCCAAAAAACGGAAGAATTATAAATCTCCAAAACAATATATAAGAATATCATAAATGGAGGCATTGCGACGCTCATCAAAGGGGTCGTTCCCCACCCAAGAGCTACGTTACCATATTTCGAATTCAATTGTTTCAATAACTCCCCTAGATCTGTTTGCTTTAGATGAATTTTAGAACTACCCTCAATGCTTTGTGTAGCCATAAATTCCATTCTATTGGTTGAGGTCTGTTTACTTCTTATACCATTTCATTGTAAGTAAATGATTTTATTGGAGATCCGTTATAGACTTAAATTGTATAATATTGAAAACATCCCTAGTCACCATCTATACATCTGGATCACTCGTAAGTTTTACTGGGAACACCTTATATACCACTTTTGGGTCACCCCCTTAACAATTAAGAGATCCATTCAAGGAACACGAGGACTAATTGAACTAATAACCCCCAACAAATAGGGCTCATTACTTCAATTTAGATACTCAAAAATCATTTCATCTTTTTAATTGGAATGTTAAGCAATTCTCCAAAAAgataacataaaaaattatcCATAGAGTCGAGAATGCAAGGTAACAATACTCCCATATATTCAATCATGGATTATATTTATAGCTTCTACACTTGTTCATTTGGGGTCATATCATCTTGCATATAAAAAACAGAGcaagagttgaagaaaggaTGGTGAttcaaattaatattttttgggTACCATATCTAAAGTCACAAAAACCAAATAAATGCCAAAGATACTAGAACAATGCCATATCAGACTACTTGTCTCCTTGTAATTTGATGTCCAATTTTTTGAATGTTTCAAATTCTATTTGAGCATCCAACTATTGGTCAATCCCAGCAAAAACATCTCTGAACAAGGTTTTAGTGTCATCCAAATGTGTCTTAAAAagaagagcaaaaaaaaaaaaaaaaaaaaacatacccAAAAGTAAAAACAGCCCTTGGACTGTTACAAAAAATACCATCAAATTCAAAGTAGCATGATCCAATTCAAAAATTTCACCCAATTGAGCGTATCTAGAATATTTCTCCATAGTAACAAGATCACTATAACCGACCTCATTGAGTTCGCCACCATAGAACACAACATTTACACCAATTTGTTCAATACTATACTTCCATTCTACCTTTCTATAAGGAATATTTGGTTCTCCCAATTTCATCTCCATCTATCAAAACTGCTGAAAATGTTATTTTAAAAAAAGTATTTGATGCCAAtagtatcaaaatatatatatatatatatattcagtaATTTGATGATgtcttttaagaaaaaaagtgaaaattacGAAGAATATTACCACTTGTCACGTGTACCCAAATGTCAATAACAACTACCCATACAAATGGCTGGCCAAGTGGATCCTACAATACCACTAGTAtcattgaaatttaaaaattacaaaaaatatgGTTGCCTTTTGAGGGAAAAAGAGTTAAGGATtctgcactttttttttttttttttcatttatcacTTGTGACATATATATCGGCGAGAAATACCAATTCAAACctttacaaaaagaaaaaaaacctattcAAATGCCCGCCCCATGTAAATCGAGCTTGCTAACATGCTTTAGCCTTCATGTGACAAAAACCTGATGTTGTTTGTGTATTTATTCAAGATGTGAGTGGTAGAtagattttaccaaaaaaaaaaaaagagtggtaGATAGAGATTTTCCaccctcttcatttttttttttttgagagagcGATCTCAATCTATCATTTTATATCTCGGGGTGAGGAATGGGCAGAAATTCTTTGTTTATGtaagaaagtgatcccactgaGTGTCAACCTCCATTTTGCATTTCAATCATTGAAGTGTGAAAGATTCCGagattcaaattttattttaggaattttttctttctatgatAGAGTGTGGTCGTATACCTAGACCGTATACCTAGACCGTAGTTAGtaagtttggggaaggcaatACTACAGGAACGGATACATATGACAATTAAATGGACCATACGATAATAATACGTTTAAAAAAATCCGGTGTAATAAAACACATACGGCAATGATATGCTACGTGTTTAATACGTGCTTAATACGGTTGCTCTGTAAAAATCCGGGAGCAAAAATCCAggactaaaaatgattgtttgaaactaaGTTCTAATATACCATGTTTTTGtggacactaaaatccaatctgattttccaatttgaaatcatttcccattcttttgaattttcacatttaatattaattaaatttaacccctaaaaaaggtatggtagaaagaactaagaggagAATATATCATCTCATCTCGTAACTTTtacatgttctcttcttcttcttggtacgaAAACAAGGTTTAAGAAGATGGAGGATAAGTGTTTGCAATCGTTCACCCCAGAGATGTGCTTGGGTATTCTTCAAATTTCCATGGGGGTACAATCTAAGATCGGTCACGGAccaattttaaggctcaagaacctcctcccttcaactcctttgatttctcaAACGCAGAATTGCAAGAACAGAGGGAGGAGAACACCCGTGTCATTTTCCTCTTTCTAATTCTTAACATTGTCCGACAgcaactatgtttgtaaataattgtcgGTCCAATTCATATAGCgattgtatgctaaatttcctagaaaggttttcatttcaaccccttttggagaatcccacccttggccatctttgtgttggtgtatgatgtcttgtattccgtcacagtttaatccaaggagtattggtacagcgcctcgacaggcaggacgacggtcTTGCTAACCGATTAGAGGGCCGTAGGGGTTGTAAGGGGATAGGAGGCCTCCTGAATAGTAGGGGCCCCccgtttaaattttttatttgagagcaattgtgtacttttcggattagggttttttcattatatatttgtagcgagggtttctttctctataatacaagtaatactgagaagtgtgagggacgagcactgtaatcctattctccattgacagtaaagcaggatctcatctcaccggggacgtaggcaatcttgccaaacctcgtaaatatgtgtgcattgcttgttcttatttttccattatcttctgcatcattttaggattgcgtttctacaaattgatATCAGAGGTCTAGGATTTCATTTTCTAGGGTTCACTATCACGATGGCaaggaagggatcgaatgtcaagtatgatatcgagcggTTCAATGGGAAGAGCAACTTCACCCTCTGGCATCAAAGGATGAAAGATCTTttgatacaacagggtttggtGAAAACATTGTTGGGGAAGTCAAAGAAACCTACataaattactgacgaagattgggaagagatagaggaaaaggcggtaagtgctattcaaTTGAAtatttctgatgatgccctacaatatgttgtgggtatcgaatttGCACCATAGTTATAGgggaaacttgaaagcatctacatgacgaagtccttaacgaaaaagttattcatgaagaagcaattgtattctctatagATGGAGGAATGTACTGAtatattagagcatcttaacatgttcaatcagatcataagaaaacttgcaaacctggaggttaaaaTCGAGGATGAAGATAAGGCGTTACTGCTGTTGTCGTCGCTcctagaatcatatgatcacctggtaaTGACTCTCTTGTAccggaaggagacccttgagatggatgaagtcgcgactaccctcatgtccaatgatacaaggaagaaggccagtagtatgAAATCTCAAGGTGAAGGTCTTTTCGGAGTGACAAATagtaggaaagagggagatcaaatcaaaaaGGGTCTGAGAAGagtcgatcaaaatcaaaaggagCAAAAACAAAGGTCTCttattactattgcaagaaggaaggtcatatgagagagagtgcttaaagaggaaggcggacttgaagaaaaaaggtgtagataagacatctgaggaagctagtgtggctgacagttcagatggagatgatggagatatactctctatatcatcgggtaagaatcaaccttttgattcttagattttagatTCTAGATGTTCATATCATATGTGTctacataaggattggtttgatacatatcaaccatataatggtgggtttgTCCTAATGGGTAATGAtgttgtatgcaagaccattgggataggcactaccaaaatcaagatgtttgatgagatagtaagaactttagtaGATGTGAGATATATaccaaaattaaggaaaaacttagtatctttggaggacttgactcaaatggctacaAATACATAGCAGAaagtggagttctcaaagttattaaaggtgtcatggttgtcatgaagggacaactaactggaaacctatacagactcatagggagcacagttataggtgaaGCATCTGTAATTACAGATGCTAATATATCTGTAGCATATGCGGTTAGAGCATATGGGGGAAaaaggattgatggagcttcataaaaggaaactgttaaagggagtgaaaacttatAAATTAAACTTCtgtaagtattgtgtgttcggaaaacaaTGCAAGAttagtttcaaaactacaaaacatAAGCGTAAAGGGGtgtttgattatgtacacagcgatgtatggggtccttcaataataaaatctaaaggtgaggcagaatacttcgtgacctttgttgataattactcaaggaaagtctggatctccttcatgaagcataaaagtgaggtgttcactaaatttaaggaatggaaggctgaggtagaaaggaagacaggaaagaaaattaagtatttgcgaacagataatggaggggagtacaCGTACAAGCCATTTCTAGAATTCTGTAAAGCTAAAGGGCTTatacgtcacttcacggtttcaaagacaccacaacaaaatggtgtagctgaaaggatgaattgaacacttctagaaagagttCGGAATATGAgcctgaatgcagggttgagcaagagattttggacagaagcagtgaatatggcatgtttcctcatcaacaggtctccatcaaaggcgattgattgtaaaatttccgaagaggtatggacagaaaaaccagtagattattctattctaaaaatatttagtTGTTCAGCCTATggacatgttgagagtgagcagcattccaagttagactcaaagtctaagcagtgtatctttcttgattttaagaaaggcataaagggattcaagttgtgagATCCAaattcacagaaagttgtggttagcaagaacgttgtgtttgatgagtctcatatgatGAAGTCAAATttcaattcacaagcagttgatgaaaataaagaaggttctactatgTAAGTAGAGTTATGtgagtaaaaaaaaacaagagagaatgagtcatccagtgacatactaggacaacaggaagcagtagaagtttcctatactgtggcaaaggataaagggaagcgtactcacaaagcacctgtgagatacgagtttgaggacatggttgcctataccctcactgtaggtacaggtgatccatattcctaccatgatgctttgagtgatacacaacatgataaatggatggcaactatgatggaggaaatggagtctctacagaagaacaagacttgggagattgtggaaaaatccaagggaagaaaaatcattgggtgtaaatgggtctttcataagaaagaggcagcatctgagaaggagcattaaaggtataaggccagacttgtagtaagggctatgcacagaaggaggggataaattacaatgaaatattctctccagtggtaaaACACACTTTGATCTGAAtattacttgctttggtggccatgtatgatttggagtttgaacaacttgatgtgaagactacatttcttcatggtgacttggaggaacatatTTATATAGAacaacctgaaggtttcaaggtgcagggagaggaagaccatgtttgtctacttaagaggtcgctttatggtcttaagcgaTCTCCTAGgaagtggtacaagcgctttgattctcacatgatgaagattggctacacaagaagtgagtatgat from Macadamia integrifolia cultivar HAES 741 chromosome 11, SCU_Mint_v3, whole genome shotgun sequence encodes the following:
- the LOC122092905 gene encoding uncharacterized protein LOC122092905, which translates into the protein MPPEDDCAVVTQGVVRVSSRPKRSRTALGSSRGGLASKGGRSNDNGVPVSSSTATLSRREMARMGDLAVDKVAALAEKGNVVEDKRGKSKQGGGQTSRGVKKAASARALQKFLLDLTPEVVCIAEPMVDSLSFPYALFVHLGFRAELIHNSRRDKVPNLWIIWKNSLRRPVVVQSSEQLISVSLECNGQMVLVSMIHASCFRAERQNLWMDLVALASSSLPWAIIGDFNATLYSHEKRGLGRFNVGAATELQVMVDACELIKTPSQGPKFTWMNNRRTGHVAAVLDRSFFNARWLDVFGDCSNKSSIGVARQTFPNVDLAHKEATDVVVEVQQSIDQVGMMDELFSKEAEAKTKLLKAVELHEKLWAKKARCKWDKLGDRNSKFFHLSVKVRRAKNCIRSLKKQDGSMVSEQGQLAEYISNYFQDFHKADQCETYSELLQVIPQEVNREDSLALEVFPEMDEIKRVVWSLDLESSPGLDGFPGAFFKKCWEIVDVDFCEAMHAFFRGGKLPNGVNNSWVTLIPKVEGAGTLDKIRPICMANFFCKVLSKIMAERLSCLLPRLVSEEQGVFQRGKII